The following proteins are co-located in the Rhea pennata isolate bPtePen1 chromosome 2, bPtePen1.pri, whole genome shotgun sequence genome:
- the LOC134136652 gene encoding ly6/PLAUR domain-containing protein 2-like, which translates to MKILLFGLLLGLAYVELAQSLRCYTCKEPTDISLCKTVTLCPLKANACTTTLLSVDLGYPFFGNITVTRSCTENCVPSDGIGANRPTLCCSTDLCNDDSTSSSPGLRTSYTALGFTLLVLIMLFKPTL; encoded by the exons ATGAAGATTCTCCTGTTTGGTTTGCTGCTTGGCCTGGCATATGTGGAGTTGG cCCAGTCCTTACGATGCTACACGTGCAAAGAACCCACAGACATTTCTCTGTGCAAAACAGTCACTCTGTGCCCCTTGAAAGCCAATGCATGCACAACAACACTGCTCTCCGTAGACTTAG GCTACCCCTTTTTTGGCAACATCACTGTGACCAGATCCTGCACGGAGAATTGTGTTCCCTCTGACGGGATAGGGGCGAACCGCCCGACGTTGTGCTGCTCCACCGACCTCTGCAACGAtgacagcaccagcagcagcccgggGCTGAGAACTAGCTACACAGCACTAGGCTTCACGCTCCTGGTCCTCATCATGCTCTTCAAGCCCACTCTTTAA
- the LOC134136537 gene encoding ly6/PLAUR domain-containing protein 2-like, with protein MKPFLALLLVAVAGVEFAKALRCFTCYEPTSSGKCLKIQNCAKNETMCKTTMYSLEEVYPFVGVLTVTRMCASVCVPSDVDGIGMTRPVSCCYSDLCNTDGAASLRISFVPVGILASSLCILFWTRL; from the exons ATGAAGCCATTTCTGGCTCTTCTGTTGGTTGCTGTTGCTGGTGTGGAGTTTG CCAAAGCCTTGCGATGCTTCACATGCTATGAACCTACCAGCAGTGGGAAGTGCCTAAAGATCCAAAACTGTGCTAAGAATGAAACCATGTGCAAGACAACCATGTATTCCCTGGAGGAAG TGTATCCCTTTGTGGGAGTCTTGACTGTCACCAGGATGTGTGCTTCTGTCTGCGTCCCATCTGACGTGGATGGGATCGGTATGACGCGTCCTGTCTCCTGCTGTTATTCTGACTTATGCAACACTGATGGTGCAGCCAGTTTGAGGATAAGCTTTGTACCAGTTGGGATACTGGCAAGTTCCCTTTGCATCCTCTTCTGGACTAGACTGTGA